One stretch of Caldisericota bacterium DNA includes these proteins:
- a CDS encoding endonuclease/exonuclease/phosphatase family protein: MKKIIRFIIKMILVLIIIFGGFLLYSTVTEYKPAEVENSVVLSRGENSLPILPEFSVLTWNIGYASLGKEADFFMDGGNQSRAASKEVVEKHLKNIINRVQSYNADFIFIQEVDEKAFRSYSVPELDVFVGNFPDYSIDYVQNYAVFWVPLPLTHQMGGVKAGMITLSKSAPLVSERYSLPGSYSWPTSIFQLDRCVIVNRYQMSEIGKELVLVNIHLSAFDKGGFIRGQQLDFLKTMMLKEYNQGNYVIVGGDWNNIMTPDFSFGTYTTSEEDLWAYQQLPSDWTPAGWEWGYDVTAPTNRSNEKPYVEGENFTTNIDAFIVSPNLEIEEVRGENLDFVDSDHNPVLIKVKAKKP, from the coding sequence ATGAAGAAAATTATTAGATTTATTATTAAAATGATTCTTGTGCTGATCATTATATTCGGGGGATTTCTTTTATACTCTACAGTGACGGAGTACAAACCAGCTGAAGTGGAGAACAGCGTTGTGCTAAGCAGAGGTGAAAATTCATTACCTATTCTTCCTGAATTTTCTGTACTTACCTGGAATATAGGATATGCTTCGCTGGGCAAAGAGGCGGATTTTTTTATGGATGGTGGAAACCAGTCACGAGCGGCATCTAAAGAAGTTGTTGAAAAACACCTTAAAAATATAATCAACAGAGTACAATCGTATAATGCAGATTTTATCTTTATTCAAGAAGTTGATGAAAAGGCATTTAGAAGTTACAGTGTTCCTGAGCTAGATGTGTTTGTTGGCAATTTTCCGGACTATTCAATTGATTATGTGCAGAATTATGCTGTATTCTGGGTACCTCTTCCATTAACACACCAGATGGGTGGTGTCAAAGCTGGGATGATCACTCTTTCTAAGAGCGCCCCTCTTGTTTCTGAGCGTTATTCTCTTCCTGGGAGTTATTCATGGCCTACTTCTATATTTCAGCTCGACAGGTGTGTAATAGTTAATCGCTATCAGATGAGCGAAATAGGAAAAGAACTTGTTTTAGTTAACATCCATCTTTCTGCTTTTGATAAAGGCGGTTTTATTCGTGGGCAGCAGCTTGATTTTTTGAAAACGATGATGCTTAAAGAATATAACCAGGGAAACTATGTTATTGTGGGTGGCGACTGGAATAATATTATGACTCCAGATTTTTCATTTGGCACTTATACTACTAGTGAAGAAGATCTTTGGGCATACCAACAGCTTCCGTCTGATTGGACGCCGGCTGGATGGGAATGGGGATATGATGTAACTGCTCCTACGAACAGATCAAATGAGAAACCGTATGTCGAAGGAGAAAATTTTACTACTAATATTGATGCATTTATTGTTTCCCCGAATTTGGAAATAGAAGAAGTGCGGGGTGAAAATTTGGATTTTGTTGATAGCGACCACAATCCTGTTTTAATAAAGGTAAAGGCAAAAAAACCTTAA